In Chlamydia serpentis, the following are encoded in one genomic region:
- a CDS encoding RNA polymerase sigma factor codes for MNIQNSPATEVSSEEESQKKLEELVALAKEQGFITYEEINEILPMSFDTPEQIDQVLIFLTGMDIQVLNQVDVERQKEKKKEAKELEGLARRTEGTPDDPVRMYLKEMGTVPLLTREEEVEISKRIEKAQVQIERIILRFRYSAKEAISIAHYLISGKERFDKIISEKEVEDKTHFLKLLPKLITLLKEEDSYLENLLLALRQPDISKQEVVKLNDDLEKCRIRTQAYLRCFHCRHNVTEDFGEVVFKAYDSFLQLEQQINDLKVRAERNKFAAAKLAAAKRRLYKREVAAGRTLEEFKKDVRMLQRWMDKSQEAKKEMVESNLRLVISIAKKYTNRGLSFLDLIQEGNMGLMKAVEKFEYRRGYKFSTYATWWIRQAVTRAIADQARTIRIPVHMIETINKVLRGAKKLMMETGKEPTPEELAEELGLTPDRVREIYKIAQHPISLQAEVGEGGESSFGDFLEDTAVESPAEATGYSMLKDKMKEVLKTLTDRERFVLIHRFGLLDGKPKTLEEVGSAFNVTRERIRQIEAKALRKMRHPIRSKQLRAFLDLLEEEKTSASKVKSVKAK; via the coding sequence ATGAATATACAGAATAGCCCAGCTACAGAAGTTTCTTCAGAAGAAGAGTCTCAAAAGAAATTGGAAGAGCTAGTTGCTCTTGCAAAGGAACAAGGCTTTATTACTTACGAAGAAATCAATGAAATTCTTCCCATGTCCTTTGATACCCCTGAGCAAATAGACCAGGTGTTGATTTTCTTAACAGGCATGGACATTCAAGTTCTAAACCAAGTTGATGTTGAACGACAAAAAGAGAAGAAAAAAGAAGCCAAAGAGCTTGAAGGGTTGGCTAGGAGGACTGAAGGAACTCCTGATGATCCTGTTCGCATGTACTTGAAAGAGATGGGTACAGTACCCCTTCTTACTAGGGAAGAAGAGGTGGAAATTTCTAAGAGAATAGAAAAAGCTCAGGTACAGATTGAACGTATCATTTTGCGTTTTCGTTATTCCGCTAAAGAAGCAATTTCTATAGCGCACTATTTAATCAGTGGTAAAGAGCGTTTTGATAAAATTATATCTGAAAAAGAAGTCGAGGATAAAACACATTTTCTTAAACTGCTTCCTAAACTGATTACCTTGCTTAAGGAAGAAGATTCTTATTTAGAAAATTTATTATTAGCTTTAAGACAGCCCGATATATCTAAACAAGAGGTTGTTAAATTAAATGACGATTTAGAGAAATGCCGCATTCGGACTCAAGCATACTTACGTTGTTTTCACTGTCGCCATAATGTGACTGAGGATTTTGGAGAAGTTGTTTTCAAAGCTTACGACTCTTTTTTACAATTGGAACAACAAATCAATGATTTAAAAGTTCGCGCAGAAAGAAATAAGTTTGCAGCAGCAAAGTTAGCTGCGGCTAAGCGTAGGCTTTATAAAAGAGAAGTCGCAGCTGGAAGGACTTTAGAAGAGTTTAAAAAAGACGTGCGTATGTTGCAGCGTTGGATGGATAAGAGCCAAGAAGCTAAAAAGGAGATGGTAGAGTCTAATTTGCGGTTGGTGATTTCCATTGCTAAAAAGTATACAAACCGAGGTCTTTCTTTCTTGGATTTGATTCAAGAAGGGAATATGGGACTAATGAAGGCTGTGGAAAAATTTGAATATCGTCGAGGATATAAGTTTTCGACATATGCTACTTGGTGGATTCGTCAAGCTGTGACTCGTGCTATTGCCGATCAGGCAAGGACAATTCGCATTCCTGTACATATGATTGAGACGATCAACAAAGTTCTTCGCGGAGCGAAGAAGTTGATGATGGAAACAGGAAAAGAGCCAACCCCAGAAGAATTAGCTGAAGAATTAGGGTTAACCCCTGATCGTGTTCGAGAGATTTATAAGATTGCTCAGCATCCTATATCTCTCCAAGCTGAGGTTGGAGAAGGAGGTGAAAGTTCTTTTGGAGATTTCTTAGAAGATACTGCTGTAGAATCTCCTGCTGAGGCGACGGGTTATTCAATGCTTAAAGATAAGATGAAGGAAGTTTTGAAGACCCTTACGGATCGTGAACGGTTCGTGTTAATTCATCGTTTTGGTCTTCTTGACGGTAAACCCAAGACATTAGAAGAGGTAGGTTCTGCTTTTAATGTAACGCGTGAACGTATTCGTCAAATTGAAGCAAAAGCTTTAAGGAAGATGCGACATCCTATCCGCTCTAAACAATTAAGAGCATTCCTAGACTTATTAGAAGAAGAGAAAACAAGTGCTAGCAAAGTGAAGAGCGTAAAAGCTAAATAA
- the dusB gene encoding tRNA dihydrouridine synthase DusB, translating to MASTIFIKNILLRSPIVYAPLAGFSDYPYRQMSALYKPGLMFCEMVKVEGIHYAPKRTLKLLDYNENMRPIGAQLCGSNPETTAEAAKILEGLGFDLIDLNCGCPTDKITKDGSGSGLLKTPDLIGKILEKIINSVSIPVTVKIRSGWDAANINVENTVRIIRDSGASAVFVHGRTRAQGYHGPGNREYVSRAKAAAGRDFLVFGNGDIFSPESAKEMLSTGCDGVLVARGTMGAPWIGKQIQEYLATGSYEKVSFIKRKEAFLQHMHLVEDYYQNEIKFLSETRKLCGHYLVSAAKVRFLRAQLAKASSYQEVYQCVHDYEEPEESSLDTLVKC from the coding sequence ATGGCTTCTACAATATTTATAAAAAATATTTTACTTCGATCGCCTATAGTTTACGCCCCTCTAGCGGGTTTTTCTGATTATCCTTATCGCCAGATGTCTGCATTGTATAAGCCAGGGTTGATGTTTTGTGAGATGGTCAAAGTAGAAGGGATACACTATGCTCCGAAGCGTACTCTTAAGCTTTTAGATTATAATGAGAACATGCGCCCTATAGGAGCACAATTATGTGGTAGTAATCCCGAAACCACTGCAGAGGCGGCTAAAATTTTGGAAGGCCTTGGTTTCGATCTTATAGACTTAAATTGTGGGTGCCCTACAGATAAAATTACCAAAGACGGGAGCGGTTCGGGTCTTTTAAAAACTCCCGATCTTATAGGTAAGATTTTAGAAAAAATTATAAATAGTGTTTCGATTCCTGTAACAGTAAAAATTCGCTCGGGTTGGGACGCAGCAAACATTAACGTAGAGAATACAGTACGTATTATACGTGATTCTGGAGCAAGTGCAGTTTTTGTTCATGGAAGAACTCGTGCACAGGGGTATCATGGGCCTGGGAACCGAGAGTACGTGTCTAGGGCTAAAGCAGCTGCCGGAAGGGATTTTCTGGTCTTTGGTAACGGAGATATTTTTTCTCCAGAATCTGCTAAAGAGATGCTTAGCACAGGATGTGATGGAGTTCTTGTAGCCAGAGGAACTATGGGTGCCCCTTGGATTGGTAAACAAATTCAGGAGTATTTGGCTACCGGAAGTTATGAAAAAGTCTCGTTTATTAAAAGGAAAGAGGCTTTTCTTCAACATATGCATTTAGTAGAAGATTATTATCAAAATGAAATCAAGTTTCTGTCAGAAACTCGTAAATTATGTGGTCATTACTTAGTTTCTGCAGCGAAAGTGCGCTTCCTTCGTGCACAGCTAGCGAAAGCTTCATCATATCAAGAAGTATACCAATGTGTGCATGATTATGAAGAACCTGAAGAGTCTTCCTTGGATACCCTTGTTAAGTGTTGA
- a CDS encoding YggT family protein gives MLSYFLRTAVNVYSFLILAYIFASWVPDCRCARWYQVVSRWVDPFLNLFRKFIPRIGFIDFSPFIGLLCLGILPFVILRVVRFIILNIFHVPWLLQYL, from the coding sequence ATGCTATCTTATTTCTTAAGAACAGCTGTTAATGTTTATAGCTTTCTAATTTTAGCCTATATTTTTGCCTCTTGGGTCCCGGATTGTCGCTGTGCCCGTTGGTATCAAGTGGTGTCTAGGTGGGTGGACCCTTTTTTGAATCTCTTTCGTAAATTTATCCCTAGAATTGGATTTATTGACTTTAGCCCTTTTATTGGTCTACTTTGCCTTGGAATCCTTCCTTTTGTTATATTAAGAGTCGTACGTTTTATTATTCTTAATATTTTTCATGTTCCATGGCTTCTACAATATTTATAA
- a CDS encoding 5-formyltetrahydrofolate cyclo-ligase, which translates to MTHLKIEKTTLRKTFASIRKNLSEERRRQASSAICSFIRCFPKGSVVLSFVSFNHEIDMMEANSILIQEYTLALPKIDQTNLHPVLISSIKDLKCISGPKDKLLNQEPISTNRITHAIVPGLAFDEQRYRLGYGQGIYDRWLAKYPYFPTIGVGYLEQKIKKLPQENHDIPLSQIYLC; encoded by the coding sequence ATGACCCATCTTAAAATAGAGAAAACCACGTTACGCAAAACTTTTGCCTCTATCCGCAAAAATCTCTCTGAAGAACGAAGACGCCAAGCCTCTTCAGCTATTTGCTCCTTCATTCGGTGTTTTCCTAAGGGAAGTGTTGTTCTTTCCTTTGTTTCTTTTAATCATGAAATAGACATGATGGAAGCAAATAGTATCCTGATTCAAGAGTATACATTAGCCCTTCCTAAGATAGACCAAACGAATCTTCATCCTGTTTTGATTTCCTCTATAAAAGATCTGAAGTGCATTTCTGGACCCAAAGATAAATTGCTTAACCAAGAACCAATTTCAACCAATAGAATTACTCATGCAATTGTGCCGGGTCTTGCTTTCGATGAACAAAGATACCGTCTTGGTTATGGCCAAGGTATTTACGATCGTTGGTTAGCAAAATACCCCTATTTCCCAACTATTGGAGTCGGCTATCTCGAACAAAAAATCAAGAAACTCCCTCAAGAAAATCATGATATTCCTCTCTCTCAGATCTATTTATGTTAG
- a CDS encoding toxin-antitoxin system YwqK family antitoxin, protein MSSLYGRTDDYDKLTLTGINIIDRNGLSETICAKEKLKKYAKVNFLSPQPYQKVMRMYKNKRGDSVSCLTAYHTNGQIKQYLECLNNRAYGRYREWHINGKIKIQAEIIGGIADLHPSAESGWLFDQTTFAYNDEGALEAAIRYEKGLLEGSSIYYHTNGKVWKECSYHKGVPHGLFLTYTSSGKLLKKQNYHCGRQHGSSLRYNEESEDILAWEEYSEGRLVQAEYLDPQTQEIYAFIKDGAGTRAIYGKYAVIETQTFYQGEPQGKVTRFDNSGKNIIQTYYLVQGCKQGEEFFFYPDTGKPKLLLNWHEGILQGIVKTWYPCGTLESCKELVNNKKSGLFTVYYPEGQIMVTEEYDNDLLIKGEYFRPGDRHPYSKVERGCGTAVFFSSSGTVTKKIPYQDGKPLIN, encoded by the coding sequence ATGTCCTCCCTATATGGAAGAACAGATGATTACGACAAACTTACCCTCACTGGGATCAATATTATTGATAGAAATGGCCTATCAGAAACCATCTGTGCTAAAGAGAAATTAAAAAAGTACGCTAAAGTTAATTTTCTTTCTCCTCAGCCTTATCAGAAGGTCATGAGGATGTATAAAAACAAGCGTGGGGATAGTGTTTCTTGTTTAACAGCATATCATACTAACGGACAAATCAAACAATATCTTGAATGTTTGAATAATCGAGCTTATGGCAGATATCGTGAGTGGCATATAAATGGGAAAATTAAAATTCAAGCTGAAATTATCGGAGGAATCGCTGATCTTCATCCTTCAGCAGAATCTGGTTGGCTATTTGATCAAACAACATTTGCCTACAATGATGAAGGTGCCTTAGAAGCAGCTATTCGTTACGAAAAAGGTCTACTAGAAGGTTCATCTATTTACTATCATACTAACGGGAAAGTTTGGAAAGAATGTTCTTACCATAAAGGGGTTCCTCATGGTCTATTTTTAACCTACACGTCATCAGGAAAATTACTCAAAAAACAAAATTATCATTGTGGTCGACAACACGGCTCTTCTCTTCGTTATAACGAAGAGTCAGAAGATATATTAGCATGGGAAGAGTATAGTGAAGGACGGTTAGTTCAAGCAGAATACTTAGATCCCCAAACTCAAGAAATCTATGCATTTATAAAAGATGGCGCTGGCACACGGGCAATTTATGGTAAATACGCTGTTATAGAAACCCAAACATTTTACCAAGGAGAGCCTCAAGGTAAGGTCACCAGATTTGATAATTCAGGGAAAAATATTATTCAAACATATTATCTTGTTCAGGGCTGTAAGCAAGGAGAAGAGTTCTTCTTCTATCCTGATACAGGAAAACCCAAACTGCTTCTCAACTGGCATGAAGGAATTTTGCAAGGTATAGTGAAAACTTGGTATCCTTGCGGCACATTAGAAAGCTGTAAAGAACTAGTGAACAATAAAAAATCTGGTTTATTTACTGTATACTACCCCGAAGGACAGATCATGGTTACCGAAGAGTATGATAATGATCTGCTAATTAAAGGAGAGTACTTCCGCCCTGGAGACCGTCATCCTTATTCTAAAGTAGAACGTGGTTGTGGCACGGCTGTATTTTTCTCTTCATCAGGAACTGTGACCAAAAAAATTCCCTATCAAGATGGCAAACCTTTAATCAATTGA
- the recA gene encoding recombinase RecA, with translation MNLPDRKKALEAAVAYIEKQFGTGSIMSLGRHSATHEISTIKTGALSLDLALGVHGVPKGRVIEIFGPESSGKTTLATHIVANAQKMGGVAAYIDAEHALDPSYASLIGVNIDDLMISQPDCGEDALSIAELLARSGAVDVIVIDSVAALVPKSELEGDIGDVHVGLQARMMSQALRKLTATLSRSQTCAVFINQIREKIGVSFGNPETTTGGRALKFYSSIRLDIRRIGSIKGSDNSDIGNRIKVKVAKNKLAPPFRVAEFDILFNEGISSAGCILDLAVEYNIIEKKGSWFNYQDKKLGQGREFVREELKRNKKLFEEIEKRIYEIITTPKTLAANPIETTQEALNSPVEA, from the coding sequence ATGAATTTACCTGATAGAAAAAAGGCTCTAGAAGCTGCTGTTGCTTATATTGAAAAGCAATTCGGTACTGGATCAATTATGAGTCTAGGAAGACACTCTGCGACACATGAAATCTCTACAATAAAAACAGGAGCCTTATCTTTAGATTTGGCCTTAGGAGTTCATGGTGTTCCTAAAGGTCGGGTTATCGAAATCTTTGGTCCCGAATCTTCAGGGAAAACGACGCTTGCAACCCATATCGTAGCAAACGCCCAAAAAATGGGCGGGGTTGCTGCCTATATAGATGCAGAGCATGCTTTAGATCCTAGTTATGCCTCTCTTATTGGCGTTAATATTGATGACCTTATGATTTCTCAACCTGATTGTGGTGAAGATGCATTAAGCATAGCAGAATTACTCGCGCGCTCAGGAGCTGTTGACGTGATCGTTATCGACTCTGTAGCCGCCTTAGTCCCTAAAAGTGAACTTGAAGGAGATATCGGTGATGTACACGTAGGCCTACAAGCTCGTATGATGTCTCAAGCACTACGTAAACTTACAGCAACATTATCTCGTAGTCAAACTTGCGCAGTTTTTATTAACCAAATCCGAGAAAAAATTGGCGTCAGCTTTGGGAATCCTGAAACCACCACAGGGGGACGTGCTTTAAAATTCTACTCTTCAATCCGCTTGGACATCCGCCGCATAGGCTCTATAAAAGGCAGTGATAACTCTGATATTGGAAATCGTATTAAAGTCAAAGTAGCGAAAAACAAACTCGCTCCTCCATTTAGGGTTGCAGAATTTGATATTCTATTCAATGAAGGAATTTCCTCGGCAGGCTGTATCTTAGACCTTGCGGTTGAATATAATATTATTGAGAAAAAAGGTTCTTGGTTCAATTACCAAGATAAAAAATTAGGACAGGGAAGAGAATTTGTTCGTGAAGAACTCAAGCGAAACAAAAAACTTTTCGAAGAAATTGAGAAGCGTATCTATGAAATCATCACGACACCTAAAACACTCGCTGCTAATCCTATAGAAACAACTCAAGAAGCTCTTAATTCACCGGTAGAAGCTTAG
- the folB gene encoding dihydroneopterin aldolase, with the protein MVAIERYQLVISNFRVWLFLGCSLEERHFKQPVLISVTLSCGLMPPACVSDQLADACCYVELTSLLEEVATAKAYTLIEHLAKELLDSLVISFGDKISKIDLEVAKERPPVPNLLNPIKFKISKEICPSTLLSV; encoded by the coding sequence GTGGTTGCCATAGAACGTTATCAATTAGTTATATCAAATTTTCGTGTTTGGTTATTTTTAGGATGTTCTCTTGAAGAACGTCATTTTAAACAACCTGTTCTTATTTCAGTGACCCTTTCTTGTGGTCTGATGCCACCAGCTTGTGTATCTGACCAACTTGCAGATGCTTGTTGTTATGTGGAATTGACTTCTCTTCTTGAAGAAGTTGCTACTGCCAAAGCTTATACTTTAATAGAGCATCTTGCTAAGGAGTTGTTAGATAGTTTAGTGATATCTTTTGGTGATAAGATATCCAAGATAGATTTAGAGGTCGCAAAAGAACGACCTCCTGTTCCTAACTTATTAAATCCTATAAAGTTTAAAATCAGTAAGGAAATATGTCCAAGCACTCTTTTGTCTGTTTAA
- a CDS encoding CADD family putative folate metabolism protein gives MTSWIALLDKQIKDQHMLKHPFYQRWSEGTLEKEKLQAYAKDYYLHIKAFPCYLSALHARCDDLVIRKHILENLMDEESGNPNHIDLWRQFALSLGVSEEEMTNHQFSKAAQEMVTTFRCLCNMPSLAIGVGALYTYESQIPEICVEKIRGLKEHFGISSRGYAYFTVHQQADIKHASEEREMLEALVGNENPDMVLKGSQEVLNTLWNFLSSFITKTTTCSCA, from the coding sequence ATGACGTCATGGATAGCGTTACTCGATAAGCAAATTAAAGATCAACATATGCTAAAGCATCCGTTTTATCAGCGTTGGTCTGAAGGGACATTAGAGAAAGAAAAACTCCAGGCTTATGCTAAAGATTATTACTTACACATTAAGGCATTTCCTTGTTACCTATCAGCACTTCATGCGCGTTGTGACGATTTAGTAATTCGCAAGCACATCCTTGAAAACCTCATGGATGAAGAATCTGGAAACCCTAATCATATAGATCTATGGAGGCAGTTTGCTTTATCTTTAGGGGTTTCTGAAGAAGAAATGACCAACCATCAATTTAGTAAAGCTGCTCAAGAAATGGTAACAACATTTCGTTGTTTATGTAACATGCCATCACTTGCGATTGGCGTAGGTGCTCTCTATACTTATGAAAGTCAGATTCCTGAGATCTGTGTAGAAAAAATTCGAGGTTTGAAAGAACACTTTGGAATTTCTTCCCGAGGATATGCATATTTTACTGTTCATCAACAGGCAGATATTAAACACGCTAGTGAAGAAAGAGAGATGTTAGAAGCTTTAGTAGGCAATGAGAATCCAGATATGGTTTTAAAAGGATCACAAGAAGTTCTAAACACATTATGGAACTTTTTAAGTTCTTTTATAACGAAAACAACGACTTGTTCTTGTGCATAG
- a CDS encoding putative folate metabolism gamma-glutamate ligase, protein MKISVVKTPTIYPFDNLYYILKSSLPPLKEGSILVITSKIVSLCEGAVVDINSISKDQLIKQEADAHLFIEKYGIYLTKKWGLLIPSAGIDESNVEGYFVLYPRDLLTSVNAIGDWLRSFYQLESCGVIISDSHTTPLRRGTMGLGLCWNGFSPLYNYIGKPDCFGHPLRMTYSNLLDGLSAAAVLCMGEGAEHTPLAIIEDAPKVVFHSSPTTLEDMNLLGIAQDEDLYGPLLQSMEWKTH, encoded by the coding sequence ATGAAAATCTCTGTAGTAAAAACACCAACAATATATCCTTTTGATAATTTGTACTATATTTTAAAGTCTTCATTACCGCCTCTTAAAGAGGGCTCTATTCTCGTGATTACGTCTAAGATTGTCTCTTTGTGTGAAGGCGCTGTAGTAGATATAAATAGTATTTCTAAGGATCAATTAATAAAACAAGAAGCAGACGCGCACTTATTTATAGAGAAGTATGGCATTTATCTAACTAAGAAATGGGGACTACTTATTCCTTCAGCAGGGATTGATGAATCTAATGTCGAAGGTTATTTTGTATTGTATCCTAGGGATCTTTTGACTTCTGTGAATGCTATTGGAGATTGGTTAAGAAGTTTTTATCAATTAGAGTCTTGTGGGGTAATTATATCCGATAGTCATACGACGCCATTGCGTCGAGGAACTATGGGTTTAGGGTTATGTTGGAATGGCTTTTCTCCATTGTATAATTATATAGGAAAACCAGACTGTTTTGGTCATCCGTTAAGAATGACCTATAGCAATCTTTTAGATGGTTTATCGGCAGCGGCTGTTCTTTGTATGGGAGAGGGAGCAGAACACACTCCTCTTGCTATTATTGAAGATGCTCCTAAAGTTGTTTTTCATTCTTCTCCAACTACATTAGAAGACATGAACCTTTTAGGAATAGCTCAAGATGAAGATTTATATGGTCCTTTGTTACAATCTATGGAATGGAAAACTCATTAA
- the folP gene encoding dihydropteroate synthase — protein MSKHSFVCLSLGSNLGNRFENLQRARSLLSEHGIADLRSSVILETEALLLPGAPREWNLPYFNSVLVGNTELSLLELLSTVQRIEKIVGRAEGEPRWAPRVLDIDILLYGEESFCCDNNQIQVPHPSLLSRPFLISLIASLCPYRKFYNKCSPYHNFTFAELAHNLPSDPSSIRRSLSPDVLLMGVVNVTNNSMSDGGLFLEPEKAVAHAEELFMQGAAVIDFGAQATNPKVKQFLSVDEEWQRLEPILQLLAGTWSNKKQYPIISLDTFYPEIILRAMDIYPIQWINDVTGGSESMAKIAKDCGLCLVMNHSSSLPLNPKNTLLFAKPTSEQLLRWGKEQLEKFSYIGLDINQVIFDPGIGFGKSAVQSLTMLREIAKLRQLGCRILVGHSRKSFLSLIGNYDPKDRDWETIGLSVLLQKQGVDYLRVHNVNAHQKALSAAASFETCGYPS, from the coding sequence ATGTCCAAGCACTCTTTTGTCTGTTTAAGCTTAGGCTCAAACTTAGGCAATCGGTTTGAAAACTTACAACGTGCTCGTAGTTTATTGAGTGAACATGGGATTGCAGATTTACGTAGCTCCGTGATTCTGGAAACAGAGGCTTTGTTATTGCCAGGAGCTCCTAGAGAGTGGAACCTGCCTTATTTTAACTCTGTTCTGGTAGGAAACACAGAATTATCGCTTCTAGAACTACTGTCTACAGTACAACGGATAGAGAAAATAGTGGGACGAGCGGAAGGAGAACCTCGATGGGCTCCTCGAGTTTTGGATATTGATATTTTGCTTTATGGAGAAGAGTCTTTTTGTTGTGACAATAATCAAATTCAAGTTCCTCATCCCAGTTTATTGTCGCGTCCTTTTTTGATTTCTTTAATAGCATCACTTTGCCCTTATCGAAAATTTTATAATAAATGTTCCCCATATCATAATTTTACATTTGCTGAATTAGCACATAATCTTCCCTCCGATCCAAGTTCTATTCGTAGAAGTTTATCTCCAGATGTCCTTTTAATGGGTGTCGTCAATGTTACTAATAATTCTATGTCTGACGGGGGGCTGTTTTTAGAGCCTGAAAAAGCCGTTGCTCATGCTGAAGAGTTGTTTATGCAAGGTGCTGCAGTTATAGATTTTGGTGCTCAGGCAACAAATCCTAAGGTAAAGCAATTTCTATCTGTTGATGAAGAATGGCAGCGCTTAGAACCTATTTTGCAATTACTAGCAGGGACCTGGTCAAACAAAAAGCAGTACCCAATAATTTCTTTAGATACATTTTATCCAGAAATTATTCTTAGAGCTATGGATATTTATCCAATTCAATGGATTAATGATGTAACAGGGGGATCTGAGTCTATGGCAAAAATTGCTAAAGACTGTGGATTATGCTTGGTTATGAATCATTCATCCTCTCTTCCTTTGAATCCTAAAAATACGCTTTTGTTTGCGAAGCCTACTTCGGAGCAATTGCTAAGATGGGGGAAAGAGCAGCTTGAAAAATTTTCTTATATAGGACTTGATATTAATCAGGTTATTTTTGATCCTGGAATAGGTTTTGGGAAAAGTGCTGTGCAATCTCTAACAATGCTGCGTGAGATTGCTAAACTTAGACAATTGGGGTGTCGCATTCTTGTTGGGCATTCTCGGAAATCATTTTTATCTTTAATTGGTAATTACGATCCCAAGGATCGTGATTGGGAAACTATAGGTTTGTCGGTGCTCTTACAAAAACAGGGAGTGGATTATTTGCGTGTTCATAATGTCAATGCTCATCAAAAGGCATTGTCAGCTGCCGCTTCTTTTGAAACTTGTGGATATCCTTCGTAA
- the rpsT gene encoding 30S ribosomal protein S20, whose protein sequence is MAPKKPNKKNVIQRRPSAEKRILTAQKRQLINHSFKSKVKTIVKKFEASLKLDDPQLTLNHLQSVYSVVDKAVKRGIFKDNKAARIKSRATLKVNAIVL, encoded by the coding sequence ATGGCGCCAAAAAAGCCCAACAAAAAAAACGTTATACAAAGAAGACCTTCCGCAGAGAAACGTATTCTAACCGCACAAAAAAGACAGTTAATTAATCACAGCTTTAAATCTAAAGTGAAAACAATAGTAAAAAAGTTTGAAGCATCTTTAAAACTCGATGACCCTCAACTTACTCTTAATCATTTGCAATCCGTCTACAGTGTAGTAGATAAAGCTGTAAAGCGCGGGATTTTTAAAGACAATAAAGCTGCTCGTATTAAATCTAGAGCAACTCTAAAAGTTAATGCGATAGTATTATAG
- a CDS encoding dihydrofolate reductase has product MNAKITGIVACDPSGVIGSKGKLPWHYPEDLLFFSETIQKFPIVMGKKTWETLPRKYFDGRQSAVFSRKNQQTLKGISWVRSLEEFMLLNLLSPIFLIGGAEIYSLFLQNHMVEDFFVSHIKKKYEGDTFFPLSWLETWRKTTVRNTQDITICHYENLCSKNTNNISF; this is encoded by the coding sequence ATGAACGCTAAGATAACTGGAATCGTAGCTTGCGATCCTTCTGGAGTGATAGGTTCAAAAGGAAAGCTTCCTTGGCATTATCCCGAGGATTTGCTATTTTTTTCTGAGACAATACAAAAGTTCCCTATTGTTATGGGGAAAAAGACTTGGGAAACGCTTCCTAGAAAGTATTTTGATGGAAGGCAATCCGCAGTATTTTCTCGTAAAAATCAGCAAACCCTAAAAGGAATTTCTTGGGTGAGGTCTTTAGAAGAGTTTATGCTGCTTAATCTTCTTTCTCCGATATTTTTAATTGGCGGAGCTGAAATTTATTCACTTTTTTTACAAAATCACATGGTTGAAGACTTTTTTGTTTCTCATATCAAAAAAAAATATGAAGGCGATACCTTTTTCCCTTTATCTTGGTTAGAGACCTGGAGAAAGACTACGGTTAGAAATACCCAAGATATCACAATATGTCATTATGAAAATCTCTGTAGTAAAAACACCAACAATATATCCTTTTGA